In Verrucomicrobiota bacterium, a single genomic region encodes these proteins:
- a CDS encoding DoxX family protein, which translates to MKKSNKIIYWISTGLLSALMLMSASVYIIQHETILEAFTKLGYPSYIIYPLALMKLLGVIAILTRKSPLLKEWAYAGFFFNFLLALSAHINAGDGEYLPASVALILLIVSRIFESKMNT; encoded by the coding sequence ATGAAAAAAAGTAACAAGATAATCTACTGGATTTCTACAGGTTTACTCTCTGCACTGATGCTTATGAGTGCCTCAGTCTACATCATTCAACATGAGACAATTCTTGAAGCCTTTACAAAACTTGGCTACCCCAGTTATATCATATATCCATTGGCACTGATGAAGCTTCTGGGAGTCATTGCCATTTTAACAAGAAAGTCACCATTACTGAAAGAATGGGCCTACGCCGGATTCTTTTTTAATTTTCTATTAGCGCTATCTGCGCATATCAATGCAGGAGATGGAGAGTATTTACCTGCATCTGTTGCCCTTATTCTCCTAATCGTTTCTCGAATATTTGAAAGCAAGATGAATACGTAA
- a CDS encoding glycoside hydrolase family 71/99-like protein, translated as MLLRQRIISRNFLSSLLLSIVCLVSESGVLLQADSQVDASTIHGKLMCGYQAWFRHPGDGSTPKGGIEKNRDRWVHWCSRQNPRNITVEMWPDMSEYSKKYDTGLKFNNGEPAYVFSSWDPAVFDLHFRWMKEYNIDGVYQQQFIGQLYEERDLHILKNVKKHCEKYGRVFALEYDVSGSAKNLPLVLKDWERIVEEGFTKSPSYLHHKGKPLLSIWGFGFTTRPYEADVAIDFINKLKNHQNPACRPTLIGGVPTAWRTLDRDSRSDPKWAEVYAMFDVISPWTVGRYGNQALADKHFKEYWEPDLKHLKKAGVEYLPIIFPGSCMANLKSTKGESVHNNFSRQGGHFIWRQAYNLIKGGAKTIKIAMFDEVDEATAIFKTTVTHDEVPNVNQFPLGKHPPGLFVTMQSDGFDIQSDHYLKVAGEINKSLDNPSTLSEVLPLEAPLLREATSKPDALIAIRPIRNTKIGEALKNGKTARMGKPPHSWYERAWKGENHVWRLEESQALHLQIGESYGNAVKNQLTVKVDFFADAGGVLGIEYLKSNQSRTKVEEEINGLKGGEQSLQFVLDGITCKRQLPGKTDLRIYRKDETKKFAAVDIKTLTFIRD; from the coding sequence ATGCTGTTACGACAACGTATTATATCGAGAAATTTTCTTTCCAGTCTGCTTTTATCTATCGTATGTTTAGTTTCTGAGTCTGGTGTTTTGTTACAAGCAGATTCTCAAGTAGATGCTTCAACCATTCATGGCAAACTCATGTGTGGTTATCAGGCATGGTTTAGACATCCGGGAGATGGGTCTACCCCTAAGGGAGGAATCGAAAAGAATAGGGACAGGTGGGTTCACTGGTGCTCAAGGCAGAATCCAAGAAATATTACTGTCGAAATGTGGCCTGATATGTCGGAATACTCCAAGAAGTATGATACGGGTTTAAAATTTAATAACGGTGAGCCGGCTTATGTATTTTCAAGCTGGGATCCCGCAGTATTTGATCTCCATTTTCGCTGGATGAAGGAATACAATATCGATGGAGTCTATCAACAGCAGTTTATTGGACAGTTATATGAAGAGCGCGATCTGCATATTCTGAAAAATGTCAAAAAGCACTGCGAAAAATACGGACGCGTTTTTGCCCTCGAATATGATGTAAGTGGTTCGGCAAAAAATCTACCTCTTGTCTTGAAAGATTGGGAGAGGATTGTTGAGGAGGGCTTCACGAAAAGTCCGTCTTATTTGCACCATAAAGGAAAACCATTGTTGAGCATTTGGGGCTTTGGTTTTACGACGCGTCCCTACGAAGCTGATGTGGCCATTGATTTTATTAATAAACTGAAGAATCATCAAAATCCAGCATGTCGTCCGACATTGATTGGGGGTGTTCCTACGGCATGGAGAACATTAGATCGTGATTCTCGCTCCGATCCAAAGTGGGCCGAAGTGTATGCGATGTTTGATGTGATTTCCCCTTGGACAGTAGGTCGCTATGGTAATCAAGCACTGGCGGATAAGCATTTTAAGGAATATTGGGAACCAGACCTCAAGCACTTAAAAAAGGCTGGTGTCGAGTACCTACCTATTATTTTTCCAGGAAGCTGCATGGCTAATTTGAAATCTACCAAGGGGGAAAGTGTTCATAATAATTTTTCAAGACAGGGGGGACACTTCATATGGCGTCAAGCTTACAATCTGATCAAAGGAGGAGCGAAGACTATTAAAATAGCCATGTTCGATGAAGTCGATGAGGCCACAGCTATTTTCAAAACAACGGTTACTCATGATGAGGTTCCTAATGTCAATCAGTTCCCCTTAGGAAAGCATCCGCCAGGTCTTTTTGTAACGATGCAAAGTGATGGTTTTGATATTCAGAGTGACCATTATCTAAAAGTGGCAGGAGAAATTAATAAGTCCTTGGATAATCCCTCTACGCTCAGCGAAGTCCTTCCCTTAGAGGCTCCTTTGCTACGTGAGGCTACATCTAAACCAGATGCTTTGATAGCGATACGTCCGATCCGTAATACTAAGATAGGTGAGGCATTAAAAAATGGTAAAACAGCCAGGATGGGCAAGCCACCGCACTCTTGGTACGAGCGTGCCTGGAAGGGCGAGAATCATGTCTGGAGGTTAGAGGAATCCCAAGCACTCCATCTGCAAATAGGAGAGAGTTATGGCAACGCCGTAAAGAACCAGTTGACAGTGAAGGTCGACTTCTTTGCTGATGCTGGAGGTGTCCTGGGAATTGAATATTTAAAAAGCAATCAAAGCAGAACTAAGGTTGAAGAAGAGATAAACGGACTTAAAGGCGGTGAGCAATCCCTACAATTTGTATTGGATGGGATCACTTGCAAACGCCAATTACCTGGCAAAACAGATTTGAGGATTTATCGCAAAGACGAAACTAAAAAGTTTGCTGCTGTAGATATCAAAACGCTCACTTTTATCAGAGATTAA
- a CDS encoding response regulator, translating into MKKKILFVDDEQFVLDGMKRSMRKMRGQWETDFANSGHAALEKISSSHYDIIVSDMRMPKMNGAQLLQEVKRRDPQTIRFMLSGYSDQDLILQSLNATHQFLNKPCNPTHLMEAMARAEDIEQFLGNKELESLLKGMNRVPSIPSLYRAVNEKLDEPSCDLQEIAELIKQDPGSTAKILSIVNSAFFGNPQKMVDPLEAIQYLGLEIVKSLLLSSQIFSQFEEVEKRGFPIDSLCNQSLKTAHLASKIAAFEKAEKKTIDEAFTGGLLHDIGQLILYFNFPDTYNEIFEKTKNGQVSLSDLEEELIGSSHAEVGSFLLGLWGLPLPIIDAIRMHHSPNLSSDLKFSALTAVHVASAEMKEESLKTTEDKVDLEYLKKLGLDDHLPDWIELINNNQGDF; encoded by the coding sequence ATGAAGAAAAAAATACTTTTTGTTGATGATGAGCAGTTTGTTCTAGATGGCATGAAGCGCTCTATGCGCAAGATGCGGGGTCAGTGGGAGACTGACTTTGCAAATTCTGGTCACGCAGCGCTAGAAAAAATATCAAGCAGTCATTACGACATTATTGTCTCCGATATGCGTATGCCTAAAATGAATGGAGCGCAATTATTACAAGAAGTTAAGCGTCGTGATCCGCAAACCATCCGCTTTATGTTATCAGGTTATTCTGACCAGGATCTGATTTTGCAATCACTCAATGCTACGCATCAGTTTTTAAATAAGCCTTGTAATCCAACCCACTTGATGGAAGCGATGGCAAGAGCAGAAGATATAGAGCAATTTCTAGGTAACAAGGAACTTGAAAGCCTATTAAAGGGAATGAACCGAGTTCCTTCTATTCCGTCTCTCTATAGAGCGGTAAATGAAAAACTAGATGAGCCTTCCTGCGACTTGCAGGAGATTGCGGAGTTAATCAAACAGGATCCTGGCAGCACTGCCAAAATACTCAGCATTGTTAATTCGGCATTTTTTGGCAATCCACAAAAAATGGTTGATCCATTAGAAGCTATTCAGTATCTGGGATTAGAAATCGTCAAATCACTTTTGTTATCTAGTCAAATTTTTTCTCAATTCGAAGAAGTAGAAAAAAGAGGTTTCCCTATTGATAGCTTATGTAACCAGAGTCTTAAAACGGCTCATTTAGCTTCCAAGATAGCAGCATTTGAAAAAGCAGAGAAGAAGACAATAGATGAAGCATTCACTGGAGGTTTACTACATGACATAGGGCAATTGATATTATATTTCAATTTTCCTGATACTTATAATGAGATCTTCGAAAAGACTAAAAATGGTCAAGTAAGTCTCTCAGATTTAGAAGAGGAATTAATTGGATCTAGTCATGCTGAAGTAGGCTCGTTTCTCTTAGGTCTTTGGGGGCTTCCACTACCAATTATTGACGCAATTCGTATGCATCATTCTCCTAATTTATCCTCAGACTTAAAATTTAGTGCTCTTACAGCAGTTCATGTTGCAAGCGCTGAAATGAAAGAAGAATCTCTCAAGACAACTGAAGATAAGGTGGATCTAGAATATCTTAAAAAATTAGGCCTTGATGACCATCTTCCAGACTGGATTGAACTAATCAATAACAACCAAGGTGATTTCTAA
- a CDS encoding HD domain-containing phosphohydrolase, with amino-acid sequence MDTKILCVDDEENVVLGYRRSLRKSFKIITATSGVEALEKLKNDGPYAVIVSDMQMPSMTGVELLAQSMEIVPDTVRIMLTGNADQKTAIDAVNDGNIFQFLNKPCSSEVLEKAISRGVRQYKLVTAEKELLENTLNGSIKTLLDILSMMDQKAFSRSQQLKKMVQRFCTCFDVQEVWELELAAMLSDIGKITIPPLVLQKIQDHQVLTDEEKKIYEKVPELSHNLISNIPRLEDVAEIIFYQNKNYDGSGFPLNNKKGEDIPVGARILKILSELVYLESRGIDKFSAIEEMQKRQGVYDIQILTAAAAGFEEVEDEEYTVQEITCIKDFSPGQILLGDISDQQGTMILSNGNELTSMHIQKIKNFSEITKIVFPITVRVPNYSIKVLQKG; translated from the coding sequence ATGGATACAAAGATTCTATGTGTTGATGATGAGGAGAACGTGGTCCTTGGATATCGCAGAAGCCTGAGAAAGTCCTTTAAAATTATTACAGCCACGAGTGGGGTTGAAGCTTTAGAAAAGCTAAAAAATGACGGACCTTATGCTGTTATTGTCTCAGATATGCAGATGCCCTCCATGACCGGAGTTGAGTTATTAGCTCAATCAATGGAAATAGTTCCTGACACAGTTCGTATTATGCTGACTGGTAATGCCGATCAAAAAACTGCAATTGATGCAGTTAACGATGGTAATATTTTTCAATTTTTAAATAAGCCATGTAGCTCTGAGGTCCTAGAGAAAGCTATTTCTAGAGGAGTACGCCAATATAAGTTAGTAACAGCTGAGAAGGAGCTTTTAGAAAATACCTTAAACGGAAGCATCAAGACGTTGCTAGATATTTTGTCAATGATGGATCAAAAGGCGTTTAGTCGTTCGCAACAGCTCAAGAAAATGGTTCAACGCTTTTGCACTTGTTTCGATGTTCAAGAAGTTTGGGAGTTAGAGCTTGCAGCGATGTTAAGTGATATAGGAAAAATTACTATACCACCCCTTGTTTTACAAAAAATCCAAGATCACCAAGTGCTTACGGATGAAGAAAAAAAGATATATGAAAAAGTTCCCGAGTTAAGTCATAATCTTATCTCTAATATTCCTCGCCTAGAGGACGTTGCAGAAATTATTTTTTACCAGAACAAGAATTATGACGGCTCAGGATTTCCTTTGAATAATAAAAAGGGTGAAGATATACCCGTAGGCGCTCGCATTTTAAAGATTCTTTCTGAGCTAGTCTATTTAGAGTCAAGAGGCATAGATAAATTCTCTGCTATTGAGGAAATGCAGAAGAGGCAAGGTGTATATGATATTCAAATCTTAACAGCTGCTGCGGCCGGTTTTGAAGAGGTGGAAGATGAGGAATACACGGTCCAAGAGATTACGTGCATCAAAGACTTCTCTCCAGGTCAGATATTACTAGGAGATATCAGTGACCAACAAGGCACTATGATTTTATCAAATGGTAATGAATTGACCTCAATGCATATTCAGAAGATTAAGAATTTTTCAGAAATTACCAAAATAGTATTTCCCATTACAGTGCGTGTACCGAATTATTCAATAAAAGTTCTTCAGAAAGGATAA
- a CDS encoding HD domain-containing phosphohydrolase, with translation MASSKQMLENISKDTITSPTYNFCQEKVLFVDDDAKILSTMKRQFRSAFIIDTAESGAAGLELLNNGEEYAVIVADMKMPYMDGVEFLKKAKVASHDSIRIMLTGNADQKTAIDAVNQGQIYQFLNKPCDKDVLEMTIKSAIKYYWLSQAERELFEKTLHGSVKIMTELLSMTRPQLFKHAIKLQDLAEDFGKHMEAEKPWVMKLAIMLSQIGFMTITDELAGRVRANRSFTAKEEEIVSKIPLNTATLLSQIPHLGEVAYVVSHLDTQFNGFNSPDRSEGDDIPKASRIIKILSDYLNLQSHGQSKQQALETMFQRKGWYDPSILFSFKSWLLEHQVSATKKKAVSLNELKIGDIIMQDIVSPNGNCLLDAYERITAIRLQQLHNLSELIGLVEPVYIEDYSE, from the coding sequence ATGGCCTCTTCAAAACAAATGCTTGAGAATATTTCGAAAGATACAATCACATCACCAACGTATAATTTTTGCCAAGAGAAGGTTTTATTCGTGGATGACGATGCCAAAATTCTCTCAACTATGAAAAGGCAATTTCGCTCTGCCTTTATTATTGATACAGCAGAATCTGGAGCAGCAGGCTTAGAGTTGCTTAATAATGGTGAAGAATATGCAGTCATTGTAGCCGATATGAAGATGCCATATATGGATGGTGTTGAGTTTCTAAAGAAGGCCAAAGTAGCTTCTCATGATTCTATTCGAATCATGCTCACCGGTAATGCAGATCAAAAAACAGCTATAGATGCAGTTAATCAAGGACAGATATATCAATTTCTAAATAAGCCTTGCGATAAAGATGTCTTAGAAATGACAATCAAGTCTGCCATAAAATATTACTGGCTATCCCAAGCAGAGCGTGAGTTATTTGAAAAGACACTTCATGGTAGCGTAAAAATTATGACAGAGCTTCTCTCCATGACACGGCCTCAGCTTTTTAAGCATGCGATTAAACTTCAGGATCTAGCTGAAGATTTTGGTAAACACATGGAAGCAGAAAAGCCTTGGGTGATGAAATTAGCAATCATGCTCTCACAAATAGGCTTTATGACCATAACGGATGAATTGGCAGGTCGAGTTAGAGCAAATAGGAGCTTTACTGCAAAAGAGGAGGAAATTGTTTCAAAGATACCCCTAAACACTGCAACACTCTTATCCCAAATCCCCCATTTAGGAGAAGTCGCTTATGTTGTTTCTCACTTAGATACTCAATTTAATGGGTTCAATTCACCGGATCGTAGCGAGGGTGATGATATTCCCAAAGCTTCAAGAATTATAAAAATTCTCTCAGATTACCTCAATTTACAATCACATGGTCAAAGTAAACAACAGGCTCTTGAAACGATGTTTCAACGCAAGGGATGGTACGATCCTTCAATTTTATTTTCTTTCAAGAGCTGGCTTTTAGAACACCAGGTGTCTGCAACTAAGAAAAAGGCGGTATCTCTCAATGAACTCAAAATTGGTGATATTATTATGCAGGACATAGTAAGTCCTAATGGAAATTGTTTGCTAGATGCCTATGAAAGAATAACGGCTATCAGGCTTCAGCAACTACACAATCTGAGTGAACTGATAGGTTTAGTAGAACCCGTTTACATTGAAGATTATAGCGAATGA
- a CDS encoding ATP-binding protein translates to MNIRLKLYISLIILGAGFTYYFSYFWLPKLNIDYIQQNRIHLEKNLLSVAEGIFPLLAEQKLSNIYDNLGNVQKQNPDWIYLRLVNPEGMVLYPLEEKPLPNESDVIQILSQKIYHQDIILGQLDLVYDFTSALSNLKIYLRELQFFILLSVAFFGVLIGLALEYFLLKPMQALSMASKEVADGRFDTPLPKTRKDEVGALIDNFSKMTKELKISRQNIERKVEQRTSQLQASQEQFRFLSEKSPVGILRTDANGCSNYGNEQWIKLVEYSKDQFADYLNWHALIHEREHQETIQLWDRALASGEGFTHEFRLKTFENKIIWVNMQVSPVAGTDTHYRGRVLTFIDITQRKEAEEERDKMEVQLLHAQKMESIGQLAAGIAHEINTPSQYISDNLNFLTEVIEGFDNLITSYDKVIQKIDRDAPERGLKEQVSQFKEDGDIDFLREEAPLSLKHAKDGITRVTKIVSAMKDFSHPGSSEKAKIDLNRSIDSTLMVSRNEWKYVADLETQFDNQCPHVFCFPDEFNQVILNLVVNAAQAIEEKMEEGQKGTIEVGTKALDKEVLIWIKDTGGGIPKDIQSKIFDPFFTTKEVGKGTGQGLSICHSIITEKHEGKLSFTCEEGKSTTFSIHMPMSV, encoded by the coding sequence ATGAATATTAGACTAAAGCTCTATATTTCCCTTATCATATTAGGAGCTGGCTTTACCTACTACTTTTCTTACTTTTGGTTACCCAAACTCAATATAGACTACATTCAGCAAAACCGTATACATCTAGAAAAGAATTTGTTAAGCGTAGCTGAAGGAATTTTCCCACTTTTGGCAGAACAAAAACTGTCAAATATTTACGATAACCTTGGGAATGTTCAAAAACAAAATCCTGATTGGATCTATTTGAGATTAGTCAATCCCGAAGGAATGGTGCTATACCCACTGGAGGAAAAACCACTGCCTAATGAAAGTGATGTCATCCAAATCCTAAGTCAAAAAATCTATCATCAAGATATTATATTAGGACAATTGGATCTGGTCTATGATTTCACTTCAGCTCTTTCCAATCTAAAAATCTATCTCAGAGAACTTCAATTTTTTATTCTGCTCAGTGTTGCCTTTTTTGGTGTACTGATTGGGCTCGCCCTGGAATATTTTCTTCTCAAACCCATGCAAGCCTTATCCATGGCCAGTAAAGAAGTAGCTGACGGCCGCTTTGACACACCACTACCAAAAACACGAAAAGATGAAGTAGGTGCATTAATCGATAACTTTTCAAAAATGACTAAAGAGCTAAAAATATCTCGGCAGAATATTGAACGAAAAGTTGAACAAAGAACAAGTCAGCTACAAGCAAGTCAGGAGCAATTTCGTTTTCTCAGCGAAAAATCACCCGTAGGTATTTTAAGGACCGATGCCAATGGGTGTTCTAACTACGGGAATGAACAGTGGATCAAACTGGTAGAATATTCAAAGGATCAATTTGCTGATTATCTAAATTGGCATGCTCTTATTCACGAAAGAGAACACCAAGAAACTATCCAGCTTTGGGACAGAGCATTGGCATCTGGTGAAGGATTCACTCACGAATTTCGACTCAAGACCTTTGAGAATAAGATCATTTGGGTCAATATGCAGGTATCACCTGTAGCGGGAACAGATACCCATTATAGAGGCCGTGTGCTAACTTTTATCGATATTACCCAAAGAAAAGAAGCTGAGGAGGAAAGGGACAAAATGGAGGTCCAATTACTGCATGCTCAAAAAATGGAGTCCATTGGTCAATTAGCAGCGGGTATTGCACACGAAATAAACACACCTTCACAATATATAAGTGATAACCTAAATTTTTTAACAGAAGTGATTGAAGGGTTTGATAATCTCATAACAAGCTATGACAAGGTCATCCAAAAAATTGATAGGGACGCCCCAGAAAGGGGTTTAAAAGAACAAGTTTCTCAGTTTAAGGAAGATGGAGACATAGACTTCTTGAGAGAAGAAGCACCACTCTCACTCAAACATGCAAAGGATGGCATCACACGTGTCACGAAAATAGTGAGTGCCATGAAAGACTTTTCCCATCCTGGCTCCAGCGAAAAGGCTAAAATAGATTTAAACCGCTCTATCGATAGCACTCTTATGGTTAGTCGAAATGAATGGAAATATGTTGCCGACCTTGAGACACAATTCGATAACCAATGTCCTCATGTTTTTTGCTTCCCTGACGAATTTAACCAGGTCATTTTAAATTTGGTTGTGAATGCTGCTCAGGCGATTGAAGAAAAAATGGAAGAAGGCCAAAAAGGAACTATCGAAGTAGGCACTAAAGCTTTAGATAAGGAAGTCCTCATCTGGATTAAAGATACTGGAGGAGGCATTCCCAAAGATATTCAAAGCAAAATTTTTGATCCCTTTTTTACTACCAAAGAAGTTGGTAAAGGAACGGGCCAAGGTTTATCTATTTGTCACTCTATTATCACTGAAAAGCATGAAGGTAAACTTAGTTTTACTTGCGAGGAAGGAAAAAGTACCACTTTCTCTATTCATATGCCCATGAGCGTATGA